The following DNA comes from Candidatus Neomarinimicrobiota bacterium.
CGACAACTGGTTAATCCAGCCAGAGCCATTGATGCGCCCATCAAGGTCAAAAATTTTCTACGTGAAACAGGGTTGGTCAGCTCAGAGGCGCCTTCTGGGAATTCTCGTTGGGCCAGCTCCTTAAATTCCGGAGTCTCGGCCAGATGATCCAGGCTGCGCCAGTAGGCTTTACCCTGTGCATTGGTGTTTTTAGTCTGATTCATCGGTGACATCCTGTACAGTCTGTAATGGGAGCCTTAATATTTAACAGCTCAATTTGCCTGGCTGCGAATTCGGCTTGATTGGCTGGTGGGGTCCAGCTCATGTTGGTTATCTCGCTGGCGGGTCTAAGATGATCCTCGGGATTCCGATGACAGGTCAGACACCAACCCATACTTAACGGTTCTTCCTGCGAGACGATTTCCATTTCATCAATTTGTCCATGACAACTGGCACAGCCTACGCCGGCAGTAATATGGGCGGAATGATCAAAGTAAACATAGTCAGGAGACTTGTGAACCCGGATCCACTGCAGGGGGTAGCCACTCTTGAAACTTTCTTGAACGAGGGCCAGGTTTTCACTATCAGCCTTGATCATGTTGTGACAGTTCATACAGGTTTGTGTTGGAGGCAGACCAGCAACAGGAGAAGTCTCCGCGCCGGTATGACAAAAACGACAATCTAACCCAAGATCCCCGGCATGCACTTTATGGCTGTAGGGAACGGGTTGATTGGGACGATAACCAACATCGGTATATAGTGGAGAGGCATAGTAATCGACCAAATAGCCAATAACGGTAACCGTAATGACTAGACCTGCTAACACATATAACGGCGCTCTATTCGTCCATTTGGGGAATATCTGAGCCAAGATTTCTCCCTTTTTTTTTGACTTTATTGGGTTTATGCGGGGTAGCCACGGTTATCAGCTAGTCTGATTTTCCCTTGTTCCTTCCCCGCAATTAGTATCAAACATGATACATTCAGTCCTGTTCTATGGCAAGTAATTTGTGCCACCGCAGAATTCAATTGTTGGTTGATTTCCTTTCTTTGGCCGGACGGGGTATTGATTTATCATTTGGGGGCAATGGTGGTTGTCGGGAAATGGTTGTTGGGAAATGGTTGTTGGGACCGGTTGTTGGGACCGGTTGTTGGGACCGGTTGTTGGGACCGGTTGTTGGGACCGGTTGTTGGGACCGGTTGTTGGGACCGGTTGTTGGGACCGGTTGTTGGGACCGGTTGTTGGGACAAGGCATGCCTTGTCCCTACAACCGCCAACCACCAACCTACAACCGCCAACCGCCAACCTACAACCGCCAACCGCCAACCACCAACCGCCAACCACCAACCACCAACCACCAACCGCCAACCACCAACCTACAACCACCAACCTACAACCGCCAACCACCAACCGCCCCGTAATGATTCACCCCATCAATGTCCCCGCCCACGCATGGTGGGATCCAGTGCATCCCGCAAACCTTCGCCAAATAAATTAAAACCGATAACCATTACCGCCACAGCCAGGCCAGGGAAAACAGAAATCCACCATTCTCCCCGGAGATGCATGCGTCCAAAGGCAATCATGGATCCCCAACTGGGTTCCGGTGGCTGAGCGCCTAGACCTATAAATGACAAAGAGGCT
Coding sequences within:
- a CDS encoding cytochrome c3 family protein, with the protein product MLAGLVITVTVIGYLVDYYASPLYTDVGYRPNQPVPYSHKVHAGDLGLDCRFCHTGAETSPVAGLPPTQTCMNCHNMIKADSENLALVQESFKSGYPLQWIRVHKSPDYVYFDHSAHITAGVGCASCHGQIDEMEIVSQEEPLSMGWCLTCHRNPEDHLRPASEITNMSWTPPANQAEFAARQIELLNIKAPITDCTGCHR